From a single Phragmites australis chromosome 7, lpPhrAust1.1, whole genome shotgun sequence genomic region:
- the LOC133923664 gene encoding vascular-related unknown protein 1-like: MENKSPSSCISPAATSMSAGESSWAMHIANFLASPHGRREMHQEAVSDSSFFSGFSSSFDYFHDDASFITSEMMCGDGEEDESLQDTACSSAAGSKIASMENVDMKSMATMDAKEFNMPQLAKYFVDVGSRQQVANVDQELNNSYNNNEKALYECNELRKKGLCLAPISMLIDYLG; the protein is encoded by the exons ATGGAGAATAAATCACCTTCTTCATGCATCAGCCCAGCAGCCACATCAATGTCAGCTGGCGAGAGCAGCTGGGCGATGCACATTGCGAATTTCCTGGCATCACCACACGGCAGAAGGGAGATGCATCAAGAAGCGGTCTCTGACAGTAGCTTCTTCTCTggcttctcttcttcctttgaTTATTTCCATGATGACGCCTCTTTCATCACATCGGAGATGATGTGCGGCGACGGCGAAGAAGATGAATCTTTACAGGATACTGCATGTTCTTCTGCAGCTGGCTCAAAG ATAGCTAGCATGGAAAATGTAGATATGAAGTCAATGGCAACCATGGATGCAAAAGAGTTCAACATGCCCCAACTG GCCAAGTACTTTGTTGATGTGGGTTCACGACAGCAGGTGGCcaatgtggatcaagaattgaACAATAGTTATAATAACAATGAGAAGGCACTGTATGAGTGTAATGAGCTAAGGAAGAAAGGGCTTTGCTTGGCCCCTATCTCCATGTTGATAGATTATCTCGGATGA